cagcgACAGGCACTCTTGCGGCGAGATTGATGCCTTGAGACGACAAGATCAAAATATCAGACTTGATGTTCTCATTAGATGGCTCtcaaaaggattttttttctaagGGGGTGGGGTTGATTGAGATTAATTTTAGTCAGTGTAAGTATCATAGGTTTATGAATGTGAATAAAACAAGTATGTGATTTCTGTAATCTGTTTGCATTTCATGTCAGaatgtgacatactgtatgttcagtgtCATATACAACTTACAGCACTTGATCATTTGCTCTTGTTTGGGGAAACATGTCTGAAGTCTCTAtttgtaatgctttccctagtGTTTAAAATCCtctgaatgtaaaaaaacatctgtatgTGATCATGTTGTGTACATAAACATAACACAGACAccgatttgtgtgtgttgtgcgtACTATGTTTGCACATGCAGTGCGTCAACCTTCCTCACAGAGTCTATTTTCATACTCTGCCTTTTGAGTCATCCATTTCTGGAGCACAACGAATGAGGACTCCCGGAGGACATGGTGTGCGTACAGAGTGGCGTGGTGGTGCTCCGAGGGCCACGCAATTAAGATGACGGGCGGACCGCACTCCCACCATCGCCTCCCAGACACTTGGGCAACCACTGTGCTCAGGCTTTTTGAGTCGCTCTTTTAGCCTCTCTCTGGCTCCATCtctttctacttttattttggtGCCAAATAAAGCACTTAACATTTCTCACAACTGGATCAACTGCACTATACTAACAACAGTGAgcaaaactttttatttaagcAAACTAAATAATTTTCTCTATCTTATTGTGTTGCACAGACGGAGAGCCCCTGGAATGGCAAAGCAAGAGGGGGCTCCAGCCAACAGAACCGCCCGGTGAGGCGGCCTTGCACTGAGCTGCTGAAATACCTAACGGCCACCGATGATATCCTGCTCCACACCAAAGCCAGTGAAGCCAAGAGCACCTGGGGGGGTGCCAGTAGCAGGGACAAGAGTGGCCTGGGTCTTGGCGcctcttcctcgtcctcttcgCCGTCTTCGTTATCCACCTCCTcgttctcctccctctcctccacctcttcgTCCTCTTCCACCACCTCCAAGAAGAAGTCAGCTGTACCatctcaacagcagcagcagcagcagcagcagccgcagcaTCACCAGCGAGGTGAGAGCCGGGCTGCAGGCGAGTGTAGTGTGGCTGGTGTTGGGGCTGGGAAGTGGCAGCGTTGCAGTCACGATGACGGGGTTGAGGAGTCGGAGGGTGCTTCTATCCCTGTTGGCCACAGAACCTCCACCTGCGGCCATGCCCGCCCCAAACTGGAGCACGGGCCGCCCAGTGAAGAAGGAAGGCCGCCAGGCGATGTGGGCCGCCTGGCCGCCGCTAGGTTTATTAGGTATATGCATTCTTATTCCCTCCCTCCCCGAGAGGTGAGTCACAGCTGTGAGCATTGCCGAGAGGCTGCGGGCGCCACTCAGGCTAGTGAGGGCTTTGGCAGGCATGGCCGTAGTAACAGTAGTGGTGCCGGCCGTGCACCACATAGGCACATCACAGTGACTATTaggaaaagagatgaaaagCCGGGGCACCCCTTACTTAGCCAGCTGCTCACCTCCAAACAGAGGCCTGTTCAGTATGGAGCCCCCTTACTTCCACCTAAGATCACCCCTTTACCCAGCACTCTGAGCAAATCAGCAGGTAAGAGGTCTGAGAGCCCAGCCCAGGCCGTTTcaaaggtggaggaggaagaggtgggagGGACCACTGATTGTAGAAACCGGGCAGTAAGTCAGGTAGAAGAGCCTGACTCAGGGTCCCTGTTGTCACCTCTCGCCTTCGACCTAGAGAGCTGGGTTAGCCAGCCAGACTCAGGGCTAGACATGGGCTTTGGACTAGAGCTGGGGTGGCTAAACCATGGGGAGGATGTTgaccatgatgatgatggtgttgatgatgatgatgatgatgaccatGTCACGGGCAGCCCCGCAGCGGTGCTCTCACATGGCCCACCAAGCCCACTCTTCCCAGATACTAGAATTGCAGAGCCCGCCCCTCCCTGCATCATACAAGGGCAAGGGCACCCACACAGGCAGGCACTCAGCGAGCACCCCGACGACCAGGGCCACCCGTTGTTAGGTAATCATGACTGCATCCCCCCCACTGGTCTtatctctgctctctcttctccctctcctgctctaaCCACTTCCCAGTTTGACTTCACAACTAACTCCTATTCTAATACGAATCTAACAGTCATTCTGAGGGCATAAACAACAATGACGACAAACAGCCTGCTAGCCAATGCTTTTTGCTAGTCCCAGAGGcattcttttaaatttaaatagagtgaaaaaaaaaaaggagggggtGGGAAAAGGGGCGAGCCTTGTCTTGCCACTGTACGTCTTGTATTCATAAAGTCAACCCTTGAACCATCTTTGGCTGATTGAGCTGAGTGTGCTGAATATGTACATTTAGACTCAGAGCTCGGGTGCTGCTCTTTAGCGTCGTGCTACTAAAGCCACGTTCCCTTAGCTGGAGCACAAGTCTGCCAGAGCCTCGGGCAACTGCACAAGCTTCCTTGactctcctttcttccttcttttttccccctcctctgcTGTTGGTGCATGCAATTATGACTTTATTGTCTAGGGAGGGGCTCACCCACTGTCATGTGTCTTGTTTGTGACATTGTCTCTCTATGTCTTTATTCCATTTCGATCTATTTGTTGTCTTGAACAGGGTATGTCTGTGTCTGGACACCTGTGAAATACGCACCATCACTTCATCCTGCCTCACAGAGTGACCAGTCTATCCTAAGAATAAATAGTTAAAACGGGGTCAATCTAAAAAGATATGCTTTGTACAATAGTATCCATAGAAATACTTTATAATGGGTGTTTTTGTAGTAATAATTGCATTTAATGAACCAATTTGAGATTAATTGTTGCAGAATGTGGACCTGTTCTCTTCTGCCATGAGTGTTATACGTAGATCAATAATTACCCATGCTCCTTTGTGTTCTGCAGCCAAACCAACCATCTTGCCACTTCCTTTGACCCCAGAGTCTCCAAAGTAAGTGTGAGAAGTTTTTCCACATTATTCCAGGCAAAAAGCAGCAACAAACTACAGAAAAAAGCCAAAGCCAAAGAAAACTATATAGAGTAGAATCCAAGTTGAGGCATTTTTGTGACTCATTTCCATTTCTTAGATCACAAAAGCTTTTAAAGTCTTACTTTCATCTGAGAAGTAAAATGTTgcactttttttgtcttccagTGACCACAAGGGATCACCGTTTGAGAACAAAACCATTGAACGCACATTAAGTGTGGAGATTGCTGGAACCCCAGGTAAGAACACTTTTCTGATTATTTAAAGCACATGTAGTTATTATTAAAGCCAATGGAAATCCTCACCTCCCTGTTGTAGATAGTAATGGGTTAACTCTGGCTCCAACATCTTGATAATTCACAGTTCAGAGTTCAAGGTGAAGGCATAGGAGAATATTTTTATGTGCCTATTGATTAGGCTTTCCAATCTCTTCAGGGTTTATTAGCAAACCCCTCCCATCCTCAACCACCTCCCCTCCGCTGTTACTGAAGAGTTAATATGCTTTTTGTCTTCCTCTATCAGATCCTAATGCTCTCTGACTGACAGCTTACTTACCCTACACATCATAGGAAAACTGAAATGGCAGTGTTATTCTTTTAATTGGTTTTGCAGTATAATTCACTTTTGCCTGTTTGATCTGTGCCTTCCTTTCCTTAGGTCCCTAGACATACAGGCAATTAGATCAGCTGACTTGGGAGTCATTTTCCAATGTTGGAAAAAGACTTGTATGCAAAGGCTGCTGTTTTGTAAATGGATTCAGTGTGAGGAATTTTCAGGATCATTATTGACATCATCCTTTTCCGTTATTGAGTTATAATTAACTACAACAGAAGAAAGCTATAGACACAAGGTGATTGCAAGACAAAAATGAAGAGAATGTATGCAAAAGCTGCAATATTGAGGGtcatatctctctttctctctctgtgcaaaTGATGTCAGTAATTACCCCCTTTCTCCCCCCGATTAATCATCTAaggtcaataaaaacaaaatggttgCCCTTTAGCCTCTCACACTGTGTGATGTTGCACTGGCCCCTTCGGGTATTCATTTACCAGCAGGGGAAATGGTCCTAATACATACCTCATGTCTGCCCCTTGCACCTTCTACTTAGCTCTTGTGGGGGTTGGAAATTTGTTGCACATCAGACCCCAAGAGGTCTTCCTGTGTCACTCTGACCTTGGTCGAAGTGCTGTTTAACCCTTTTGTGTAGATAAGCTTTTGGGGTCAAAGGTGATGCCTGCTGAGACCTAAAGAAGGGAAAGAGCAGGGCTGCTTAAGCTCTGGGGCAATCAAGCACAGTTAATATTTCTTCCAATTTTACTGCACGTGGGTGAGTCTATTGACCTGTGGCCAAATCTTGGCGTCCGTTCTGTTCCACCGCATCCATTTTACAAGGACGGTCAAATAAAGCCCTTCACCTGACTTCACCATTCAATTTAGGATTGAATATTAGCAGGAAAGTCATTAGTCCAGAAAGCTCCAGGTTACTGAGCCACTTTCCTACTTAGGGATTAGCTTTTGAGTCTCGTGCTGTATGAGACAGATGGATATAGATCCCAGTAAGTGGAGGTGATAGCTTTTAGGTCCGGAGTTACATGTCCTTTGCCAATTTAGAGTAACATTCCACTACAATAGAGATTATGGTGGTGTTACTGATAACCAGATGGAAGTTAGCCAGGTGGGCGGTTCCACCCTCCACCTTAAAGGCAGGTCGACAATTCACTGATGGAACTTTCCACGAATTGCTGCCAGTAACATATTATTTTATGCCTTTGCTATaagttgtagtagtagtggttACTGTTTCATAGAAAGATAATTTTAATTATCAGTTGACCTGTACACCTTGTACTGAGCCaaatgatgtttatttttaaatagcaaCTTTTCGACTGTTGGCTACATGTTATCTTGACACTTTTCAGAGAGGTACAGTAAAGACTACAACAGGCAGTGAGGCACCCTGGGATCTGACTGTTCTGGCCTAATCTCTGCCAAGCTAATAGATTTACCCTGTGCTGCCATGTTGTCTTTAATTACTGTATCTCATGACACTGGGGTGGTCTGTGTGTTGCTATTTGCATGGCTTACCGCCGGATCAACTCTTTAAGCACAGAGTTGTTATTCGCTCTGTGGACTCCTCGCAATTTACagctggaggagaaaaaagattATAAaaccttcctctttctttctgtcttgctCACTTGTTCAATCGTTTTCTCTCCGGTGGCTACATGAttggtgtttgtgtctgtggatCATCCATCACTAGCAAGTTTGACTGAGAGGCACATATTTATCtaattctgatttattttaccCCCATCGCAAATGGCCCCTAGTTTATGACCCCACAGGTTGGACAGATGGCGCTTTGTTGGTGAAACAGAAGTTCCTCAGGCATTGTGTAGCACCCcattctctcttctccttttcatAGCTCATTTCATTGGCAAAATgcatatatacgtatatgtcTATACTGCATCACTATCAGAActgagagaaggaagagagagaggggagaaaatgGGGGGGGGGCCTTGCAGTCCTACTTACAGACACATCCAGATAATAAGTAGGATGATAAGCCGTTGGATCAGGCATTCCAAACACAGCAAGTGGTTTCAGAAACttgcatatttatatatcatGCTCCCGCACTCTCTTTGCCAAGCTGTCTTCCCCGTGCATACTCCAACACTGGATTTGATACTAATAGCTGTCATTTGGTGCAATTCACCAGCAAGGGAAGAATGATGTGCATTATAAGAAAGGCAAAGAAGAGGGGAGAGCGTAGGTGTTTCAAAGTGCCTGAGTTTGACTCCAGTGAGAGACtgttagtgagtgtgtgtgtgtgtgtgtgtgtgtgtgtgtgtgtgtgtgtgtgtgtgtgtgtgtgtgtgtgggcacatTTGTTCTGTGCAAGACAGAAACAGGATAGGATGCCTAGAGACGGAAAGGGAGAAATAGAGATTGAGCCACGGAAGATGGCAGACAGGAAGAGGGGAAAAGGGAGAATACAAGGctaaaggagaggaggaaagagagaatgagagtaATGGTGGCGGctgtttgtgtgagtgcattAACAATGCTATAAAGTGGGCTCATCTCAGGACTTCCCATATAACTGCCATCTGTCTGGTTGTAAATCTGTAGGAGGCGGGGAAAAGATAGGGGGGGCACAAGCAGTAGGGATATGCCATCTGAGAAGAATGACAACCCATTCGCCAGTACTTCATGTGCTTCCATGACATAGCAGACATCTCACCATGGCAACATCACCAGGCATGCTAAAGTGTACATTAAGAATAGTGACATATCTTCCGATATTATTTCAAAGAAAAGGGAGATGATGCTGGATAATCTTGAAACATGCATGCCGACATGTCAGTGATTGTTCTTTCAGACCGATAAAAAAGGTCTTTGGTTTTATTCAGATGAATTGGCAGCTGTCCAGTGCAGACATTTATGTTAGGCAGGCAGAGATATGATACATGCATTACGTTTGTCCTCTACAGGGTGTTATGTTATTTGTTTCATGAAAAGGGACCTTTCCAAGGTCATAGAGGAAGGGGATGGCAAGTCATCCATATTACAGCACTGCCATATTAAGTTACACCAAGCATTACATTAATCTGTCAAGATTGCAATAAAATAGAGATCAGGATTAGGCCAAGTGAAAGTGAATATTTTAATCAGTCATGTATCTGTGTCCACTGTCCATAAACCGACCTGGGACTTGATGAGTGAGGGGAGAAGGGAGAGGGGGATATTAGGGGAGGTTTGCATTATgattccattttcattttatttcccccacccctccaccaacctctgtcttttcctccctctgcagGTCTGACACCACCTACCACGCCCCCACACAAAGCCAGTCAAGAGAATCCTTTCAAAGCATCGCTCAAAACCAAGTTGTCTTCATGTTCCTCCTCAGCCTTGGCATGCAAAAGAGCCAGGCTGAGCGAGTTGGGCCCCGGCGCTCTGGCCCCGGCCCCAGGTGCCTCAGGCGGGGGCCCCACCAGGAAGGGTCCGGAACAGACTGAGCTTTATGCCCAGCTGAGCAAAGCGTCCACCGCCCTCCCTTACTCCGTCACCCAACACACAATGGGGGGTGGCCTTGAGGAGCATCGCAGCACTAGCAACAATAAGCGGGTGGCGCCCCGTGGCTACTGTGACCATGACTATTGCCAGGCGTCAGCTAGCACTAAGAAGGACGGCAGCACAGCCACTGTTACCATGACTACAGCAGCGGAAATGATGGTCACCTCAGGTGCCACTGCTGCTCCCATGCCTATTGCAGGCAAAGTGGAGGACAGGCATGTCGAATGTAAGGACTCAGCCATGCCACCgtcctcttcatcatcttcatcttcttaTTCTCCATCATCAGCTTCATCTGGTCCTTTGGCTAAGCAGCAGAATTTTGCCTCTGTGGATGGAGAAGCAGCCCGGGTCCAGGAGTTAGGGAAGCAGACCCTTACACAAACCACCCAGATCCCCTTACAAGAGGCCACTACTGACGGGGACCAACACCCTTCTGCCACCAGCCGGAAGCTCCTGTGCGACCAGGAAATCAGAGCAGAACTCAACAAGCATTTTGGCCACCCCTTACAAGCCCTTTGTAGCCAGGGTGGCCAGGAGAGAGAACCAGGCAGCAAATCAAATAAGGTTGCAGCCCCACAGTCCCTtgaggagggagaggatggCTACTACTCCCAGAGGTTGCCTGGCTCCAGCTACCTGCACCCAGGGTTCCTGCCCTTCCACGATGATCTAGAGCTGGGTGAGGGCCGTGAGAATCGCTTCCTCTGTCCATGGGAGGGCACCCCTCTGGACCTACTCTTTGACTGTCCcccctgctctccctcctgttcCCCACCATCCAGCTGCTCCCCTTCACGAGGCTCCGTCTCCCcaccttcctccctcctcctctcgcccAGCAGGCCTTTCTGCTGGACCAGCAGCGAGTCCCGCTCCCGTTCTCGTTCCCACTCTGGCTCCCGCATCTCCTCCTCGCACTACCGGAGGCGCTCCCTCTCCAGCTCACCTGACAGATGCCCCTCCTCCTGGTAAgtcatctcacacacacgcacacacaccttacaCTTTTTTTGGCTGAGTCTTGGCTGCTCCCCACCCATGCAGTTTAAACAGGTCTTGGAGCTGGCAGGGGATCTAGCTTAGGCCTTCAGGCCTGATCAGTCGTCAGAGCTGGTGGTCACACAGGATAGACCCTGGAGACTCTTGGCATGGGTTCTTAACCTCCTGCTAGTCCTTGCCTTGCCTGGACTAAATGCAGGATAGATTTAGCAAGTTTGACACAAAGAGATTTAACAGGTGAAAGAGAGGTGGAATGCATTTTAACCAAATTGCAATTGTTATAGTAACCAAATTTTGCCTATTTAGCCAGGTGGCACTTCAATTTCTCTGAACTgacaatggggaaaaaagatcAGTTGAAAGGTGCAATCTCcctaaaacaacacacaatgaACCAAAAAGAGAAACCCACAACATGAAACGTGCCAGAGGCACTGGACTATTGAACAGTATGAGTTTTAATCTCTAGGCAGGgagttttatttgagtgtcttCCTTACACTCACCCCCCTCCTCACTCGCTCCCTTGCATGctcctgttttttgtttgatgcCGGGGCTATTGTTTTAAGCGGCAGCTGTTGTTTTTACTGAGTGGCAAACCCTCTTCTTTTACATCCCCAGAGATGAAAGCCAAATACAGGCTGTGGGAATGCAGTCTCTAAACCCCTCTCAAAAGAGACTCCTATCATCATAGCTCTGTGTGagaactacatttcccatgttTCCCTTTGATCAGAGCTGAGGGGTTTTCTGTTGGGTTTTTTGGTAGAAGAACAGAGGCAAGCCATAGTTACTGAGAAGGATGTGAGTAAATTCAGTTTGTCAGGAGTAGTTCATTCAGTGCTTCACAGTGTAGGACTCCACTGCAGTGACTCAGTTTGTTTGCCTGATTActtaaaggtcagtttactcCACAGAGCCAAGGTAATCACTTTATTCTGTTTAAGCCCTTGTTCTTTGCTCTACACCAACTTGCTCACAAATTATACAGTAATAGTCTCAAGGCAGTCGATCAGAATCTGACACTGACAAGCTTTCTGAAAATACTGGGTAGGGATTGGAGTTTTGAAAGCGACAGCGCAAGAAGCTTGTTATATTTTCATGCAAGGAAAGATAAATAGAATTTCAGCAACACAATTCTCAAAATCCCTGTGCTCTGTTTCAAGTTTCACAGCATCAGATCCTCGATCTTTCCAAACTGGCACTCCTTTGCTTTACTGAATTTCCCTAACTTCTCTCCCTCCATAATTCAGGTCTTCCTTCTTCAGCAACACTTCAATAATTAAGCATCAGAAGCTTAAGGAATGCAGGGGTACAAGCTCTACAGTCAGGCCACTAGGGCCTACAGTATTGACCATTTCCTCATACAACATAGATAGCAGGTGCTTATGCTAGATCAGGTGTGTACAAAAGTTCTGtagaaaatcacacacacttttttggCCATGGGTTAGATTAGGACAAGGCTGGAATCAACCCGGTTTCAACCATCTAAATGGGTCTTGTGAATATCAAAGAAGTTAACTTGGTTCCCAAACCAAAGAACAAATAAACCAAGGCGTCAGAAGTTGGCAGGAGTCAACAGTATGtagtatgattttttttatgcatttttctaATGTATGAGATGAACAGCATTCCTAGGTGTtgctaaaaataatattttcatatttaatgttttctgttttttcccacAGGTCTCGTCACAACACAGATTCAAGCACTTTTCGTTCCAGGACTCACAAGAGCCCCCACCCTCAGTCTCGATCTCCTCTCAGCCGCAGGCCAAGgtgattattttaaattaattatttaaccTCCTATTATATGTCATTAACCTTTTGTTTAGTCAAATACTTCAGGTTAGGACAAATGGTTATTCTTAGCAACTGCCTGGTAAAAGACCTCATTCTGCtatgcaaggaagaatggctgaaataaaaaatctaGTAGTCACTATAGACAAATGCACTGAACGTAACTTTTCCCTGTCACCACTCAGAAAGAGTTTGATTTCTCTGTCATTCCCTTTTCACATCAAGACCGAAGCCTGTCCCATCCACACGGGGGCCCCGTGACAAACATTCAGGGCAAATATGTTTAATTGATCATGTTTTATTGGACTAGTGACAAAAAGAATCCCAAACCACATTCATACTTCACTCACGACTTGACACTCCCAGCTGTATAATGACGCTTATTCAACTTAGTGCCTCTGTAGTTTTCTATGAGCCACTGCAGAGGGGACCATTTGATATGCAGAGAAGTACTGGCACAGtgcagaaagggagagagggggagactGACACCATCTCAGCGCTCCGAGCTGATTTGGCACCCACGGGCCTAATGACACCCGACAAGCCCGAGAGTCGCTCATCAGTCGAAAACTTAACGGACACGTCTTGTGCTAGTCTGGGGTGGGGGAGAAAGTTGCACTTTCCTTCTTGATGAAGCCCTAACTAAGCAGAAAGTAATGACATGTGAAGTTGTGCTGACAGTTGCAGCTGCCTGGCTCCCCGACCGCGCTGCTTGCCGGCACTCCCACGGGCCTATCCTGCGGGCTCCGTAATCATAGCAATGGCGAAGAGACATCTTATTAACATGTCTCTTTCCTATCCTTTGCAACCCCCTTCTCAACCATCAGTGGTGAGATAACAGTGGACTGCTGCTTGATAAATACTGGCAATTGTTCTTCATACACATCAGCAGGAAGGGTGAATTTAGAGGATGAGCTAGGACAGTGATGTCATACGTATCCTTTCCTCCACAGGTATGACAGCTACGAGGAGTACCAGCACGAGAGGCTGAAGAGGGAGGAGTACCGGCGGGACTATGAGAAGCGGGAGTTCGAAAGggctgagcagagagagaggcaaagacAAAAAGCAATAGTGAGTCAAATGACACAAGCTCCATCTAATTTCCTCTATCATCCTTTTTTCTGTGCTTGACTTTAAGTCTTTCCTGCCGATGCTGATAAAAGACCACATGCAATCACTGCTGTGGTAAATGTACAAATTCCTGCAAACCCACCAAAACCTcccaccgacacacacacatcacttaGGATGAGACAGCCTCCAGCCCAGTGCCATGTGCCACAGTGTATCCCTACTGAAAGAATGCATACAAAGTGAGTTCCTGAATGATTCAGGCGACAGGCCCTTCCTCTTTATCTCCGGGTTGTGTATTTTTAACGTCTCTGTCGTCTGGAAACACTGTCGACTCTTATTAATCACACCACAGgggtaaaatgttaaaatagtGGAAAACAGAAACTAGGAGAGCAAGACGGGGTaaggacaaaaaaaggaaaCGGCCACTGATTCTATTGagctcttttcctttttctgtatCTATTTCAAAATTCAGCCTGATGCAGTGAATATCACATTTCTGCCATATCTCCGCTCTCCATGTCTCAGTGGGAAATTACTCAGGTTTCCAGCGGGGTAACGCTACTACCACCCGTTGATAAAGCACACATTAAATGATGCAGTAATGCAAACTTGGCTTGGCATGCATACATTTTCAGAGATGGAAAGACAAACAATTACGAGCAGTAAAGCTCAAGCTGTCAAACAAGGTTTGGGAGGCCAGAGATGTGAAAGCgtctccttctgtctgtctgtctccctcactCTGTTTTTGCCTcattctctcactcactcaaacacccacacacacacaggcagcccTCAGGGTGCCATCAAGAAAAGGCCGCCTATTTATCAGTTGTCAGCAACTAAACCCCTAATTCagcaaatactttttttgtctCAAACAGTATGTAAGCATTAAAGAGAGTGGAAAAAACGTAAAAACAGTAAGCTGtagttaatttgtttttttctctgctgctttataTAAGTCTAACAGGGCAAAGGTGAACTTTGAGTTTAGCACCAGGCAACTGATTTACATACATGTTACTACTACCCTCAAGACAGAATTAAAAATTTCAACAGGCCTCAATGGACTTGCCCCAGTAATGGcaagtaaatgaatgaatggataaataaataatactagTGATACACTATAGCCCCAGGCTTGCGCTGTATTATATGATTAGCAGATGCAATTAAATTACTCCAACGCTGTAATTGCAGCCTGGTGCAGTTTGTTCCTAAATTATTCCACTATGACCCCCTCGTCCTCTAAGGTTCAAGGAAATCCATGTTTTTTGCCCTGTGGCTCACTGCTGCTCTTAATGCTCCCTCCCCTTACAATATTAACAGACCACTCATTTAGCAACCATGCCTAGTTTGCTGTGTATTGTGAGTTTGACTCCCAAgctggaaagaaagaaacaggcTTTTCTGAAATATGGCTGAGTCACCCCACAGCGTTATTTTTAGTCTTcacaaaaagaagaagcagcCCCAAACTTAAGACATGGCATCATTTGATAAAAATCACTCTGCCTCTGGTTGATGAgttacagagagaaaaaggaattGTAGTGCCAAGGCAGACTGAGGGCTCTCTATCTGCAACTCTATCAGATAACAGGAAGCAAACTGAACCAATCACAGAGGaacacaacagacagacagacagagaagagggaCAAAAACGGGAACCTAAAGTCAGCCGCAGTATCCACAGGAGTGATCAAGAGCAATTCATTAGGACTCgatgaagaaagaaagggggAAAGGAAAAGCAGACTCCCCCTTTTAATCTCCTTCCTCCACCCTGTCTTTCCTCTTAACGAGCAGGAGGAGAGACGGGTGGTGTACGTGGGGCGACTGAGGTCCGACTGCACCCGGACAGAGTTGAAGCACCGCTTTGAAGTCTTTGGCGAAATTGAAGAATGTGCAGTGAACTTGAGGGACGATGGGTAAGGCCCCGTGactttctgtgcatgtgtgtgtgcatctgtatggTAGTCTGGTATTAGTGTAGGGGGAGAGGAAACTGCTGTTACTGTTGAACTTAAAGCAAAGGCAAGTGTTGAAGGTCTAACACAAAGACAGAGCTTTTGCAGTCTCAGAGCGTCTCCCGATCCATCTTGTTCTAGGCCTATGGCGCCCCAAAGATACACTTTTATTGATTCTCTTTTGCATTTAAATAGCGTGATCTTCATCTAAGACAAGGCCCCCTGTTCAGTTATTGTTGCCCCACAGCACCACTCTGATGTATCATTTTCTATTCCTGACCAGGGACAATTTTGGCTTCATCATGTACCGCTACACTTGTGACGCCTTTGCTGCCCTTGAGAACGGACACACCGTACGCAGGTCAAACGAGCCTCAGTTCGAGCTGTGCTTTGGCGGGCAGAAGGAGTTCTGCAAATCACATTACACAGACTTGGGTAAGTGCAGCTTTGTTGTTCCCTCCATCAGCCCCCTGCAGTCATGCAGTATATTTGTGTAGCTGGGAGGACTGTCagtgaaaagagaaataaaagggGAAAGAGGGGGGAAATCAGACAGCAAAGAAGTGAGTGATGCTTCCAGATCAAAAGAGACCCGTCTCTGTGCTGGCAACAGTTCCTATAGCCCTGAA
This sequence is a window from Siniperca chuatsi isolate FFG_IHB_CAS linkage group LG22, ASM2008510v1, whole genome shotgun sequence. Protein-coding genes within it:
- the ppargc1a gene encoding peroxisome proliferator-activated receptor gamma coactivator 1-alpha isoform X7, translated to MDGYARTEDELFSSCLLNLTWENCYEQCAALVGEDQPLCPDLPELDLSELDVSDLDADSFLGGLKWYSDQSEIISTQYGNEASNLFEKIDEENEANLLAVLTETLDSIPVDEDGLPSFEALADGDVTNASDRSCPSSPDGSPRTPEPEEPSLLKKLLLAPANSQLSYNQYTGGKAQNHAASSNHRIRPPPAVVKTESPWNGKARGGSSQQNRPVRRPCTELLKYLTATDDILLHTKASEAKSTWGGASSRDKSGLGLGASSSSSSPSSLSTSSFSSLSSTSSSSSTTSKKKSAVPSQQQQQQQQQPQHHQRGESRAAGECSVAGVGAGKWQRCSHDDGVEESEGASIPVGHRTSTCGHARPKLEHGPPSEEGRPPGDVGRLAAARFISDHKGSPFENKTIERTLSVEIAGTPGLTPPTTPPHKASQENPFKASLKTKLSSCSSSALACKRARLSELGPGALAPAPGASGGGPTRKGPEQTELYAQLSKASTALPYSVTQHTMGGGLEEHRSTSNNKRVAPRGYCDHDYCQASASTKKDGSTATVTMTTAAEMMVTSGATAAPMPIAGKVEDRHVECKDSAMPPSSSSSSSSYSPSSASSGPLAKQQNFASVDGEAARVQELGKQTLTQTTQIPLQEATTDGDQHPSATSRKLLCDQEIRAELNKHFGHPLQALCSQGGQEREPGSKSNKVAAPQSLEEGEDGYYSQRLPGSSYLHPGFLPFHDDLELGEGRENRFLCPWEGTPLDLLFDCPPCSPSCSPPSSCSPSRGSVSPPSSLLLSPSRPFCWTSSESRSRSRSHSGSRISSSHYRRRSLSSSPDRCPSSWSRHNTDSSTFRSRTHKSPHPQSRSPLSRRPRYDSYEEYQHERLKREEYRRDYEKREFERAEQRERQRQKAIEERRVVYVGRLRSDCTRTELKHRFEVFGEIEECAVNLRDDGDNFGFIMYRYTCDAFAALENGHTVRRSNEPQFELCFGGQKEFCKSHYTDLDSHSDDFDPASTKSKYDSMDFDSLLREAQRSLRR
- the ppargc1a gene encoding peroxisome proliferator-activated receptor gamma coactivator 1-alpha isoform X8; amino-acid sequence: MDGYARTEDELFSSCLLNLTWENCYEQCAALVGEDQPLCPDLPELDLSELDVSDLDADSFLGGLKWYSDQSEIISTQYGNEASNLFEKIDEENEANLLAVLTETLDSIPVDEDGLPSFEALADGDVTNASDRSCPSSPDGSPRTPEPEEPSLLKKLLLAPANSQLSYNQYTGGKAQNHAASSNHRIRPPPAVVKTESPWNGKARGGSSQQNRPVRRPCTELLKYLTATDDILLHTKASEAKSTWGGASSRDKSGLGLGASSSSSSPSSLSTSSFSSLSSTSSSSSTTSKKKSAVPSQQQQQQQQQPQHHQRAKPTILPLPLTPESPNDHKGSPFENKTIERTLSVEIAGTPGLTPPTTPPHKASQENPFKASLKTKLSSCSSSALACKRARLSELGPGALAPAPGASGGGPTRKGPEQTELYAQLSKASTALPYSVTQHTMGGGLEEHRSTSNNKRVAPRGYCDHDYCQASASTKKDGSTATVTMTTAAEMMVTSGATAAPMPIAGKVEDRHVECKDSAMPPSSSSSSSSYSPSSASSGPLAKQQNFASVDGEAARVQELGKQTLTQTTQIPLQEATTDGDQHPSATSRKLLCDQEIRAELNKHFGHPLQALCSQGGQEREPGSKSNKVAAPQSLEEGEDGYYSQRLPGSSYLHPGFLPFHDDLELGEGRENRFLCPWEGTPLDLLFDCPPCSPSCSPPSSCSPSRGSVSPPSSLLLSPSRPFCWTSSESRSRSRSHSGSRISSSHYRRRSLSSSPDRCPSSWSRHNTDSSTFRSRTHKSPHPQSRSPLSRRPRYDSYEEYQHERLKREEYRRDYEKREFERAEQRERQRQKAIEERRVVYVGRLRSDCTRTELKHRFEVFGEIEECAVNLRDDGDNFGFIMYRYTCDAFAALENGHTVRRSNEPQFELCFGGQKEFCKSHYTDLDSHSDDFDPASTKSKYDSMDFDSLLREAQRSLRR